A stretch of the Carassius carassius chromosome 6, fCarCar2.1, whole genome shotgun sequence genome encodes the following:
- the pdxkb gene encoding pyridoxal (pyridoxine, vitamin B6) kinase b, producing the protein MECRVLSIQSHVVRGYVGNKSASFPLQVLGFEVDSINSVQFSNHTGYSYWKGHVLAADELHVLYEGIKLNNVNHYDYVLTGYNRDTSFLEMVVDIVQELKRANPNLVYVCDPVLGDHGSMYVPQNLHPVYKNKVVPVADIITPNQFEAELLTGKNISTEKDAVEVMDLLHKMGPDTVVITSSDLPPRLGDRFLVSFGSQRILMPDGSRKTQRIRIEVPKVDAVFVGTGDLFAAMLLAWTHHYPTDLKTACEKTFSVMHHVIQRTISYAHEMAGPGRRPSPSQLELRMVQSKADIEDPAIVIEATVI; encoded by the exons ATGGAGTGCCGAGTTCTGTCGATCCAGAGTCACGTCGTGAGAGGATACGTGGGAAATAAATCCGCGTCCTTCCCGTTACAG gtcttGGGGTTTGAGGTGGACTCGATCAACTCTGTTCAGTTCTCCAATCACACAG GGTACTCTTACTGGAAGGGACATGTCTTGGCTGCAGATGAGCTTCATGTCCTGTATGAAGGGATCAAACTCAACAACGTCAACCACTACGACTATGTACTTACAG GTTACAATAGAGATACATCGTTTCTGGAGATGGTCGTTGACATTGTTCAAGAGCTGAAGAGGGCCAATCCTAACCTTGTATATG TTTGTGATCCTGTCTTAGGTGACCATGGTTCAATG TATGTTCCTCAGAATCTCCATCCTGTGTATAAGAATAAAGTGGTGCCTGTGGCCGATATCATCACACCCAACCAGTTTGAGGCTGA GTTGTTGACAGGGAAGAATATCAGCACAGAGAAAGACGCTGTTGAG gtgatGGACCTGCTGCATAAGATGGGTCCAGACACCGTGGTCATCACCAGCTCTGATCTGCCCCCTCGTCTCGGAGACAGATTCCTGGTGTCTTTCGGCAGTCAGCGcattt TGATGCCGGACGGTTCAAGGAAGACCCAGCGGATCCGAATAGAGGTGCCGAAGGTGGACGCCGTGTTCGTGGGGACCGGTGATCTGTTTGCTGCTATGCTGTTGGCCTGGACTCACCATTACCCAACAGACCTGAAA ACAGCATGTGAGAAGACGTTCTCCGTCATGCACCATGTCATTCAGAGGACTATATCTTATGCCCATG AGATGGCAGGTCCTGGTAGAAGACCGAGCCCTTCCCAGCTGGAGTTACGGATGGTCCAGAGTAAAGCTGACATCGAGGATCCAGCCATAGTCATTGAGGCCACTGTTATATAG